The Daucus carota subsp. sativus chromosome 2, DH1 v3.0, whole genome shotgun sequence genome includes a window with the following:
- the LOC108206628 gene encoding protein LURP-one-related 11: protein MAKVYPCTPSSSSCSSSKTYTIWMKSLVANGNGFTVYDSCGRVVYRIDNYSNKSCRQVYLMDLHGNVLFSMFQKVFGFGQWNGYNKDDRVKNEKPFFEVKNCSKFLKRRETEYHVKMGSDSCSFYKIKGTEGKCDFNITDQQGRVVAEAKQKQSSSGVMLGQDVLSLKLEAHVHDHSFIMALVAVHGLITRKM, encoded by the coding sequence ATGGCCAAGGTTTATCCCTGCAcaccctcctcctcctcctgctCCTCGTCAAAAACATATACGATATGGATGAAATCACTTGTGGCCAATGGGAACGGATTCACAGTGTATGATTCGTGTGGCAGAGTTGTCTATCGTATAGACAATTACAGTAACAAGAGTTGCAGACAAGTTTACCTCATGGATCTTCATGGCAATGTCCTCTTTTCCATGTTTCAAAAGGTATTTGGATTCGGGCAATGGAATGGCTACAATAAAGATGATAGAGTAAAGAATGAGAAGCCATTTTTTGAAGTGAAAAACTGCAGCAAGTTTCTGAAGAGAAGAGAAACAGAATATCATGTAAAAATGGGCTCCGACAGTTGTAGTTTCTATAAGATAAAAGGGACGGAAGGAAAATGTGATTTTAACATAACAGACCAGCAAGGAAGAGTTGTGGCAGAGGCTAAACAGAAACAATCTTCTTCTGGAGTTATGTTAGGACAGGATGTATTAAGCTTGAAGCTGGAGGCTCATGTTCATGATCATTCCTTCATCATGGCTCTTGTCGCGGTGCATGGATTAATAACCCGAAAAATGTAA
- the LOC108206629 gene encoding protein LURP-one-related 4-like, giving the protein MAKVYPFTPSSSCFSGKTYTIWMKSLVANGNGFTVYDSCGRVVYRIDNYSKKSCSQVYLMDLHGNVLFSMFQKKLIGFGHWNGYNNDAGEKSEKPWFEVKNCSKFLKRRGKEYHVAMGGDNTNFYKIKGIEGKSEFIISDRQGRVVAEATQKQSASGVMLGQDVLSLKLEAHVHDHSFIMALVAVYGLLTRKM; this is encoded by the exons ATGGCCAAGGTTTATCCCTTCACGCCCTCCTCGTCTTGTTTTAGTGGAAAAACATATACGATATGGATGAAATCACTTGTAGCCAATGGGAACGGATTCACAGTGTATGATTCCTGTGGCAGAGTTGTGTATCGCATAGACAATTACAGTAAGAAGAGTTGCAGTCAAGTTTATCTCATGGATCTTCATGGCAATGTCCTCTTTTCCATGTTTCAAAAG AAATTAATTGGATTTGGGCACTGGAATGGCTATAATAACGATGCTGGAGAAAAGAGTGAGAAGCCGTGGTTTGAGGTTAAAAACTGCAGCAAGTTTCTGAAGAGAAGAGGAAAAGAATATCATGTAGCTATGGGTGGTGATAATACTAATTTCTATAAGATTAAAGGGATTGAAGGAAAATCTGAATTTATTATAAGTGACAGACAAGGCAGAGTTGTTGCAGAGGCTACGCAGAAACAATCTGCTTCTGGAGTTATGCTAGGACAAGATGTATTAAGCTTGAAGCTGGAGGCTCATGTTCATGATCATTCCTTCATCATGGCTCTTGTCGCCGTGTATGGATTATTAACTAGGAAAATGTAA
- the LOC108207974 gene encoding protein LURP-one-related 11, which translates to MAKVYPCKPASSSSCCTQSNSAKTYTIWMKSLVANGNGFTVYDSCGKVVYRIDNYNNKCCREVYLMDLHGNVLFSMFQKKLFGFGQWNGYNTDARAKNEKPYFEVHNTSKFLKRRETEYHVNMRYDDTSFYKIKGTEGKSEFNISDKNGRVVAEVRQKQSSSGVLLGQDVLSLKLESGLDDDSFVMALVAVHGLLTRKM; encoded by the exons ATGGCTAAGGTGTACCCCTGCAAACCTGCTTCCTCCTCATCTTGTTGTACTCAGAGTAATAGTGCAAAGACATATACGATATGGATGAAATCGCTTGTAGCCAATGGGAACGGATTCACGGTTTATGATTCGTGCGGAAAAGTTGTTTATCGCATCGATAATTACAATAACAAGTGCTGCAGAGAAGTTTATCTCATGGATCTTCACGGAAACGTCCTCTTCTCCATGTTTCAAAAG AAATTATTCGGATTCGGACAATGGAACGGCTATAACACGGATGCAAGAGCGAAGAATGAGAAGCCATATTTTGAAGTTCATAACACTAGCAAGTTTCTGAAGAGAAGAGAGACAGAGTATCATGTAAATATGCGATACGACGATACTAGCTTTTACAAGATTAAAGGAACGGAAGGGAAATCGGAATTTAACATATCAGACAAGAACGGGAGAGTGGTTGCAGAGGTGAGACAGAAGCAATCTTCATCAGGAGTTTTGTTAGGACAAGATGTGTTGAGCTTGAAGTTAGAGTCTGGTCTTGATGATGATTCGTTTGTCATGGCCCTTGTGGCTGTGCACGGATTATTAACGAGaaaaatgtaa